The stretch of DNA CCAGGCCGTCGGCACATTGTCGACGGCCTTCATGTCTGCGACAAACGGAACCAGTGCGCTGAGAGCATCGCCTTCCTCATCCGTACGCAGAAGGATGACGCTGTTCGGTAGGAAATGTTCACGGACCACAGAGAGCAGCTCTGCTGCCGCCTCTCGCGTAGGGGCAGCGAGGACGATCTCCTTTCCCGCGGCGCGGGCGAAATCCCAGGCCATGAGCATGACGGTACTGCCGGTGGGTGTGCGGGAGATCTGTGCGCCGAATGCGTGCACGATGCCCTCGGCCCGCGCTTCAAAATCACTGCGTCCCGTCATGCGCGCGAGGCGCAGCAGGCTCAACGCCGCGACACTGTTGCCAGAGGGCAGCGCGCCATCCTGCGCATCCATACTTCGTACCAGCAGCCTCTCGGCATTGTCCGCAGTAAAGAACAGGGCCGCACTCTCTTCATCACTGAACCTGCGCAGCATTTGCTCCGCAAGTTCCACGGCGGTGCGCAGCCAGCGTACTTCAAACGTCGCCTCATACAGGTCGATCATTCCTGCACAGAGAAACGCATAGTCCTCCAGGAAGCCGTCGATGCCCGCGCTGTCTCCACGCAGCCTGCGCAGCAGGGTTCCGTCATCCCGCAGCATGTGTGACACGAGTGCGTCCGCTGCCCTGCGCGCCATCTCCGTCATGCGCGCATCATCGAAGGCACTGCCAGCCTGTGCGAGCGCGGAGATCATGAGTCCATTCCACGCCGTGAGGATTTTATCATCGAGCGAGGGGTGGACGCGTCGGGATCGATACGCGAAGAGGCGGGATTTCGCGGCGTCGACCCGAGCCAAACCTTCCTCAAAAGAAATGTCATGCCGCTGCGCCCATTCGTATGGATCGACAGCGATATGCAGGATGTTCTGTCCCTGTTCGAAATTCCCTGCAGCTTCCACCCCGAAATATTCCGCAAGCATTTCCGCATCCGCCCCGGCGATGCCGTCGAATTCCGCCTTCGTGAACACGTAGAATTTTCCTTCGACCCCTTCGCTGTCGGCGTTTTCGGCAGAGTAGAACATGCCGCGTGTGTCTGTCATATCGCGTTCGATATAGGTGACGAGTTCTTCGGCAATCTGCCGGTAGGCGTCCTTTCGCGTCACCCGCCATGCATCGGTATAGGCGGAGAGCAGAAGCGCATTATCGTACAGCAT from bacterium encodes:
- a CDS encoding thioredoxin domain-containing protein; the encoded protein is MTQTGKIRDGVFDFPDLSTLPPDGGKEFNRLVFTSSPYLLQHARNPVQWYPWGDEAFERAQREDKPVFLSIGYSTCHWCHVMEHESFEDPRVAAYLAEHFISIKVDREERPDIDDIYMTVCQAMTGAGGWPLTVFLTPDKQPFFAGTYYPPEDRFGRPGFMRVIQSLSDAWENDRQKILGIGAQLQSQLRDALRPTADEIGDDILERAVNGFRSNYDSRWGGFGAAPKFPMGHTLSFLLRRASADNDAELLGMVEETLLRMYRGGLWDHLGGGFCRYSTDSKWLVPHFEKMLYDNALLLSAYTDAWRVTRKDAYRQIAEELVTYIERDMTDTRGMFYSAENADSEGVEGKFYVFTKAEFDGIAGADAEMLAEYFGVEAAGNFEQGQNILHIAVDPYEWAQRHDISFEEGLARVDAAKSRLFAYRSRRVHPSLDDKILTAWNGLMISALAQAGSAFDDARMTEMARRAADALVSHMLRDDGTLLRRLRGDSAGIDGFLEDYAFLCAGMIDLYEATFEVRWLRTAVELAEQMLRRFSDEESAALFFTADNAERLLVRSMDAQDGALPSGNSVAALSLLRLARMTGRSDFEARAEGIVHAFGAQISRTPTGSTVMLMAWDFARAAGKEIVLAAPTREAAAELLSVVREHFLPNSVILLRTDEEGDALSALVPFVADMKAVDNVPTAWVCRNFACDLPVQRATALGPRLRK